From a single Collimonas pratensis genomic region:
- a CDS encoding penicillin acylase family protein, with product MRPALSLPTPFALALLAVLASAPVYSREPAALPAVSQVFHAAGLKKPAEILVDQWGVPHIYAANQDDVFFAQGFNAARDRLFQIDLWRRRGLGQLAQVFGPAYVQQDRATRLFLYRGDMQREWQSYGPHAQQVATAFVAGINAYVDYLKANPDKLPFEFKKLGYAPARWLAEDVVRIRSHGLTRNLESEVARANVACKAGLKSDEIRIGLTPPWQTTLPEGLDPCLPKDLLNVFKLATQGVKISKDSLAAGSNSDAVVMAAAENPEEVTEGSNNWVVAPAKSATGRAIMANDPHRAYSTPSLRYIAHLHAPGLDVIGAGEPALPGISIGHNGKVAFGLTIFNIDQEDLYVYELNPEHESQYKYQGKWEPFNIIKEQIEVKGAAPVEVELTFSRHGPVIFVEPGKNRAFAVRSGWLQPGMSPYFGSIEYMRATSFAQFKQALLHWGAPTENQVYADTKGNIGWVPGGLAPIRPNWDGLLPVPGDGRYEWAGFWSGDQLPSSYNPKQGWFASANQMNLPAGYPYRERKLGFEWTNNARFTRISEVLSSLHKVSLEDSMRLQNDDLSIPARRLVALLKPLSSSDAQTQAALKLLSGWDAVERADSAQAALFEVWLSRHLGRDFKAAVLSPAAAEAMGAPDTAVLLDTLEQPQTRFGQDAVQKRNQVLLASLTAAYAEMEKLQGSDSAQWQWGKLHHNLMEHPLAAAVDDATRAKLNVGPMPTHGGAYSPNQSTYRSSDFLQTNGPSFRVVVDVGNWDNSRAVNSPGQSGDPDSPHYRDLADKWLKGEYFPLLYSRAAVEKAAVERISLQPEN from the coding sequence ATGCGACCAGCCTTGTCCTTGCCCACTCCCTTTGCGCTGGCCTTGCTGGCCGTACTCGCAAGCGCGCCCGTTTACTCCCGCGAGCCCGCTGCGCTGCCTGCGGTGAGCCAGGTTTTCCATGCCGCCGGTTTGAAAAAGCCGGCGGAAATATTGGTCGATCAATGGGGTGTGCCGCACATATACGCTGCGAATCAGGACGATGTCTTTTTCGCCCAGGGCTTCAATGCCGCGCGCGACCGCCTGTTCCAGATCGATTTATGGCGCCGCCGCGGCCTCGGCCAGCTGGCCCAGGTGTTCGGGCCGGCCTATGTGCAGCAAGACCGCGCTACCCGCTTGTTCCTGTACCGCGGCGACATGCAGCGCGAGTGGCAATCCTACGGTCCGCATGCGCAGCAGGTGGCGACGGCGTTCGTGGCCGGCATCAATGCCTATGTCGACTACCTCAAGGCCAATCCGGACAAGCTGCCTTTCGAATTCAAGAAACTCGGCTATGCGCCGGCCAGATGGCTGGCGGAAGACGTGGTGCGCATCCGCAGCCATGGCCTGACGCGCAACCTGGAGAGCGAAGTGGCGCGCGCCAATGTCGCCTGCAAGGCTGGCCTCAAGTCCGATGAAATCCGCATCGGACTGACGCCGCCGTGGCAAACCACGCTGCCGGAAGGCCTCGATCCCTGCCTGCCCAAGGATTTGCTGAATGTGTTCAAGCTGGCGACCCAGGGCGTGAAGATCAGCAAGGACAGCCTGGCGGCAGGCAGCAACAGCGATGCCGTCGTCATGGCGGCCGCGGAAAATCCGGAAGAAGTCACCGAGGGCAGCAACAACTGGGTGGTGGCGCCGGCCAAATCCGCCACCGGCCGCGCCATCATGGCCAACGACCCGCACCGCGCCTACTCGACGCCGTCGTTGCGCTACATCGCCCATCTCCATGCCCCGGGGCTGGACGTGATCGGCGCCGGCGAACCGGCGCTGCCGGGAATTTCGATCGGCCATAACGGCAAGGTCGCTTTCGGCCTGACGATTTTCAATATCGACCAGGAAGATTTATACGTTTACGAACTCAATCCGGAGCATGAAAGCCAGTATAAATACCAGGGTAAGTGGGAGCCTTTCAATATCATCAAGGAACAGATCGAGGTCAAGGGCGCGGCGCCGGTCGAGGTCGAACTGACCTTCAGCCGGCACGGCCCGGTGATCTTTGTCGAACCCGGCAAGAACCGCGCTTTCGCAGTGCGTTCCGGCTGGCTGCAGCCAGGCATGTCGCCTTATTTCGGCAGCATCGAATACATGCGCGCCACCAGCTTCGCTCAGTTCAAGCAGGCCTTGCTGCATTGGGGTGCGCCGACCGAGAACCAGGTCTATGCCGACACCAAGGGCAATATCGGCTGGGTTCCGGGCGGGCTGGCGCCGATCAGGCCCAACTGGGACGGCTTGCTGCCGGTGCCGGGCGACGGCCGCTATGAGTGGGCCGGTTTCTGGTCCGGCGACCAGCTGCCTTCCAGCTACAATCCGAAGCAAGGCTGGTTCGCCTCGGCCAACCAGATGAACCTGCCGGCCGGCTATCCCTACCGTGAGCGCAAGCTGGGTTTCGAGTGGACCAACAACGCGCGCTTCACCCGCATCAGCGAAGTGCTGTCCTCGCTGCATAAAGTCTCGCTGGAAGATTCCATGCGCCTGCAAAACGACGATCTCTCGATACCGGCGCGGCGCCTGGTGGCTTTGCTCAAGCCCTTGTCCTCCAGCGATGCACAGACGCAGGCGGCGCTCAAGCTGCTGAGCGGATGGGATGCAGTGGAACGCGCCGATTCGGCGCAGGCCGCCTTGTTCGAGGTCTGGCTATCGCGCCATCTGGGCAGGGATTTCAAGGCTGCCGTGCTGAGTCCGGCAGCCGCCGAGGCCATGGGTGCGCCGGATACCGCGGTGCTGCTGGATACACTGGAGCAGCCGCAAACACGCTTCGGCCAGGACGCCGTGCAAAAGCGCAATCAGGTTTTGCTGGCCAGCCTGACGGCGGCCTATGCCGAAATGGAAAAACTGCAAGGCAGCGACAGCGCTCAATGGCAATGGGGCAAGCTGCACCACAACCTGATGGAACACCCGCTGGCGGCGGCGGTGGATGACGCCACGCGCGCCAAGCTGAATGTCGGACCGATGCCGACCCATGGCGGCGCCTATTCGCCCAACCAGTCGACTTACCGCAGCAGCGATTTCTTGCAGACCAACGGTCCCTCGTTCCGGGTGGTGGTCGATGTCGGCAACTGGGATAACTCGCGCGCGGTCAATTCGCCCGGACAGTCGGGCGATCCGGACAGCCCGCACTATCGCGACCTGGCCGATAAATGGCTGAAGGGTGAATATTTCCCGCTGCTGTATTCGCGTGCAG
- a CDS encoding ferritin-like domain-containing protein: MHKGREESTHWKIADLDFSKIDIAQVRPDENLFYLVTCASFVESGSDLYTQNLVDYYGDEPEISSWLREQWEVEELQHGQALRAYVEHIWPEFDWPVAYANFLSEYSSYCKVELLEPSKGLEMVARCVVEAGTATFYGALSRSTSEPVLKDLASRIAKDEVNHYKHFFRYFRRFRQNEGLRRHRIFGALRRRTMEMKNEDAACALRHVLGTRSPAHAGDEATLERIHSKMNTTIRAHLSADMTIKMIMRPLDLPPAVQTMVAYPVTQIMNKVFLR, encoded by the coding sequence ATGCATAAAGGTCGCGAAGAGAGTACGCATTGGAAAATCGCCGATCTGGATTTTTCAAAAATCGATATCGCGCAAGTCCGTCCCGATGAAAACCTGTTCTACCTGGTCACCTGCGCCTCGTTTGTAGAGAGCGGTTCAGATCTCTACACACAGAACCTGGTGGATTATTACGGCGACGAGCCGGAAATTTCCAGCTGGCTGCGCGAACAATGGGAAGTCGAAGAACTGCAGCACGGTCAGGCGCTGCGCGCCTACGTCGAACATATCTGGCCGGAATTCGACTGGCCGGTCGCCTACGCCAATTTCCTGAGCGAGTATTCGAGCTATTGCAAGGTTGAACTGCTGGAGCCCAGCAAGGGGCTGGAAATGGTGGCGCGCTGCGTGGTGGAAGCCGGCACCGCCACTTTCTACGGCGCGCTCTCGCGCAGCACCAGCGAGCCGGTCTTGAAAGACCTGGCGTCGCGCATCGCCAAGGACGAAGTGAACCACTACAAGCATTTCTTCCGCTACTTCCGGCGCTTCCGCCAGAACGAGGGCCTGCGCCGGCACCGCATCTTCGGCGCCCTGCGCCGCCGCACCATGGAAATGAAGAACGAAGACGCCGCCTGCGCCCTGCGCCACGTGCTCGGCACCAGGTCGCCCGCGCACGCCGGCGACGAAGCCACGCTGGAGCGCATCCACAGCAAGATGAACACCACCATCCGCGCTCACCTCTCTGCTGACATGACCATCAAGATGATCATGCGGCCGCTGGACCTGCCGCCGGCAGTGCAGACCATGGTGGCCTATCCGGTGACGCAGATCATGAACAAGGTGTTCCTGCGTTAG
- a CDS encoding amidohydrolase family protein, with translation MDLDNGGCMRIDAHQHFWLLSNRAGQWPPAELTAIHRDFLPPDLAPLLQQYGIGGSVLVQSLPSMSDTLFMLGLAEQNPFIRAVVGWTDLKSAHAAQQIAVLASHSKMRGLRPMLPDLADDWIADPLLAPAVAAMQRHRLSLDALVLPRHLPALLAFAKRYPELPLVIDHAAKPHIAAAQIEPWRTLISQLAALPQVYCKLSGLVTEAAADWQIAQLQPYAAHVLEVFGSERVIWGSDWPVLNLAADYGRWLDASEALLAKLDPRQKQQVMGANAQRFYRL, from the coding sequence ATGGATCTTGATAACGGCGGCTGCATGCGCATCGACGCCCACCAGCATTTCTGGCTGCTGTCCAACCGGGCGGGGCAGTGGCCGCCGGCCGAGCTGACGGCTATCCATCGCGATTTCCTGCCGCCCGACCTGGCGCCATTGCTGCAGCAATACGGCATAGGCGGCAGCGTGCTGGTGCAATCCTTGCCGAGCATGAGCGACACCTTGTTCATGCTAGGCCTGGCGGAACAGAACCCGTTCATCCGCGCCGTGGTCGGCTGGACCGATTTGAAATCGGCGCATGCCGCGCAGCAGATCGCTGTGCTGGCGAGTCATTCGAAAATGCGCGGCCTGCGGCCCATGCTGCCGGACCTCGCTGACGACTGGATCGCCGATCCGCTGCTGGCGCCGGCCGTCGCCGCGATGCAGCGCCATCGGCTGAGCCTGGATGCGCTGGTCTTGCCGCGGCATTTGCCGGCCTTGCTGGCATTTGCCAAGCGCTACCCGGAGCTGCCGCTGGTGATCGACCATGCCGCCAAACCGCATATCGCTGCCGCCCAGATAGAACCGTGGCGGACGCTGATCAGCCAGCTGGCAGCCTTGCCGCAGGTGTACTGCAAATTATCCGGGCTGGTGACGGAAGCTGCCGCCGACTGGCAGATTGCGCAGCTCCAGCCCTATGCGGCGCACGTGCTGGAGGTATTCGGGTCGGAGCGGGTGATATGGGGCAGCGATTGGCCGGTGCTCAACCTGGCGGCCGATTACGGCCGCTGGCTGGATGCCAGCGAGGCGCTGCTGGCAAAGCTGGACCCCCGGCAGAAGCAGCAGGTCATGGGCGCTAACGCACAGCGCTTTTACCGCTTGTAG
- a CDS encoding response regulator — protein MRILLVEDNRPLSEWLTLTLHRNKYAVDCVYNGADADHLLLTQQYELVILDLSLPKLQGSEVLRRLRARHNNVPVLILTANSSVEGRIGGLDSGADDYMAKPFDVHELEARIRALLRRANQQKNPILQCGSLSYDSNSLIFSVDGVPLTLTRREHAVLETLIMKMGKTVSKQALAESLYAMDEEVSQDAIEVYIHRIRKKLEHGDAAIITLRGLGYLLQHQHAV, from the coding sequence ATGCGAATTTTACTGGTAGAAGACAACCGGCCATTATCTGAATGGCTGACGCTGACGCTGCACCGTAACAAATACGCGGTCGACTGCGTCTATAACGGCGCCGATGCCGATCACCTGCTGCTGACGCAGCAATATGAACTGGTGATCCTCGACCTTTCCCTGCCCAAGCTGCAGGGCAGCGAAGTGCTAAGGCGGCTGCGCGCGCGGCACAACAATGTACCTGTGCTGATCCTGACCGCCAACAGTTCGGTCGAGGGCCGCATCGGCGGCCTCGACAGCGGCGCCGACGACTACATGGCCAAACCCTTCGACGTGCACGAGTTGGAGGCACGCATCCGCGCCCTGCTGCGGCGCGCCAACCAGCAAAAGAACCCGATCCTGCAATGCGGCTCGCTCAGCTATGACAGCAACAGCCTGATCTTTTCCGTGGACGGCGTGCCGCTCACCCTGACCCGGCGCGAGCACGCAGTGCTGGAAACGCTGATCATGAAAATGGGCAAGACCGTCAGCAAGCAAGCCCTGGCCGAGAGCTTGTACGCGATGGATGAAGAAGTATCGCAAGACGCCATCGAAGTCTATATCCACCGTATCCGCAAGAAGCTGGAACATGGCGACGCCGCCATCATCACCTTGCGCGGACTCGGCTACCTGCTGCAGCACCAGCATGCAGTTTAA